A single window of Nicotiana tomentosiformis chromosome 1, ASM39032v3, whole genome shotgun sequence DNA harbors:
- the LOC104094832 gene encoding chromo domain protein LHP1 isoform X1 — protein sequence MKGGKKKNSGIPAATDSLKPPSESGNGNRVLPSDGMSEPQGEEAQQHQQERDEAPEDAAGDGEEEPVASPEAGEEEEENEEKTYEEEFEIEGDGDDGEADNEKPKLAEGFYEIEAVRRKRIRKGQVQYLIKWRGWPETANTWEPVKNLMSCSDVIESFEESLQSGKQRSTRKRKRKSGVTHTQPKKKQQQQQQQQCSLADATYNVPAVKVRIIEEPTPSPPLNDLKATSRVDSNGSELNSKVDKVVNGNGLELGFSLEETREQNELNLKLSELKGAMSTNENSVDRSANGLSNGFAKVNGAESFQSDRCTGAKKRKSGSVRRFKQDTTAAVMDGVQDAAVGGPLATFVQEGSHNHEFVGSDFVFKNKSDDSKDAYTITHIVKPMSYSTSLSNDMQDVSITFLAKRSDGKEVMVDNKFLKMNNPLLLINYYEQHLRYHPPQ from the exons atgaaAGGAGGGAAAAAGAAAAACTCTGGCATTCCGGCAGCTACAGACTCCCTAAAACCCCCGTCGGAATCCGGCAACGGTAACCGTGTGTTGCCGTCGGACGGTATGTCGGAACCTCAAGGAGAAGAAGCTCAGCAGCATCAGCAAGAGAGAGATGAAGCTCCAGAAGACGCCGCTGGCGACGGCGAGGAGGAACCGGTGGCGTCTCCGGAGgccggagaagaagaagaagagaatgaaGAAAAAACTTATGAAGAGGAGTTTGAAATAGAAGGAGATGGGGATGATGGTGAAGCTGATAATGAAAAACCAAAACTTGCTGAAGGGTTTTATGAAATTGAAGCCGTTAGGAGAAAAAGAATAcgaaag GGTCAAgttcagtatttgattaaatg GCGAGGCTGGCCAGAGACGGCAAATACATGGGAACCTGTGAAGAACCTGATGTCCTGTTCTGATGTTATTGAATCATTTGAAGAGAG CTTGCAGTCAGGGAAACAACGATCCACACGCAAGCGTAAGCGAAAATCTGGGGTTACGCACACTCAGCCCAAGAaaaagcagcagcagcagcagcagcagcagtgtTCCCTTGCAGATGCTACATATAATGTGCCAGCAGTGAAGGTTAGGATAATTGAGGAACCTACACCCTCACCTCCTCTGAATGATTTGAAGGCTACGAGTCGTGTGGACAGTAATGGTAGTGAATTGAACAGCAAAGTAGATAAAGTGGTGAATGGCAATGGTTTGGAGTTGGGTTTCTCTCTAGAGGAAACTAGAGAGCAAAATGAGTTGAATTTGAAGTTGAGTGAATTAAAAGGAGCAATGTCAACCAATGAAAACTCTGTGGATAGATCTGCTAATGGTCTCTCAAATGGATTTGCAAAGGTTAATGGTGCAGAGTCCTTTCAATCTGATCGCTGCACTGGAGCTAAAAAGAGGAAATCTGGTTCTGTTCGGAGGTTTAAACAGGATACTACCGCAGCTGTGATGGATGGTGTCCAAGATGCTGCAGTAGGTGGTCCGTTGGCTACTTTTGTGCAGGAAGGAAGTCACAATCATGAATTTGTGGGTAGTGACTTTGTTTTTAAAAACAAGTCTGATGATTCCAAAGATGCATATACAATTACACATATAGTCAAGCCTATGAGCTATTCAACATCTTTATCCAATGATATGCAGGACGTCTCAATAACCTTTCTTGCCAAGAG GTCTGACGGAAAGGAAGTGATGGTGGATAACAAGTTTCTGAAGATGAATAATCCACTTCTG TTGATAAACTACTACGAGCAGCATTTGCGATATCATCCCCCTCAATGA
- the LOC104094832 gene encoding chromo domain protein LHP1 isoform X2 encodes MKGGKKKNSGIPAATDSLKPPSESGNGNRVLPSDGMSEPQGEEAQQHQQERDEAPEDAAGDGEEEPVASPEAGEEEEENEEKTYEEEFEIEGDGDDGEADNEKPKLAEGFYEIEAVRRKRIRKGQVQYLIKWRGWPETANTWEPVKNLMSCSDVIESFEESLQSGKQRSTRKRKRKSGVTHTQPKKKQQQQQQQQCSLADATYNVPAVKVRIIEEPTPSPPLNDLKATSRVDSNGSELNSKVDKVVNGNGLELGFSLEETREQNELNLKLSELKGAMSTNENSVDRSANGLSNGFAKVNGAESFQSDRCTGAKKRKSGSVRRFKQDTTAAVMDGVQDAAVGGPLATFVQEGSHNHEFVGSDFVFKNKSDDSKDAYTITHIVKPMSYSTSLSNDMQDVSITFLAKSCKCFAKDYQRHHIPGLG; translated from the exons atgaaAGGAGGGAAAAAGAAAAACTCTGGCATTCCGGCAGCTACAGACTCCCTAAAACCCCCGTCGGAATCCGGCAACGGTAACCGTGTGTTGCCGTCGGACGGTATGTCGGAACCTCAAGGAGAAGAAGCTCAGCAGCATCAGCAAGAGAGAGATGAAGCTCCAGAAGACGCCGCTGGCGACGGCGAGGAGGAACCGGTGGCGTCTCCGGAGgccggagaagaagaagaagagaatgaaGAAAAAACTTATGAAGAGGAGTTTGAAATAGAAGGAGATGGGGATGATGGTGAAGCTGATAATGAAAAACCAAAACTTGCTGAAGGGTTTTATGAAATTGAAGCCGTTAGGAGAAAAAGAATAcgaaag GGTCAAgttcagtatttgattaaatg GCGAGGCTGGCCAGAGACGGCAAATACATGGGAACCTGTGAAGAACCTGATGTCCTGTTCTGATGTTATTGAATCATTTGAAGAGAG CTTGCAGTCAGGGAAACAACGATCCACACGCAAGCGTAAGCGAAAATCTGGGGTTACGCACACTCAGCCCAAGAaaaagcagcagcagcagcagcagcagcagtgtTCCCTTGCAGATGCTACATATAATGTGCCAGCAGTGAAGGTTAGGATAATTGAGGAACCTACACCCTCACCTCCTCTGAATGATTTGAAGGCTACGAGTCGTGTGGACAGTAATGGTAGTGAATTGAACAGCAAAGTAGATAAAGTGGTGAATGGCAATGGTTTGGAGTTGGGTTTCTCTCTAGAGGAAACTAGAGAGCAAAATGAGTTGAATTTGAAGTTGAGTGAATTAAAAGGAGCAATGTCAACCAATGAAAACTCTGTGGATAGATCTGCTAATGGTCTCTCAAATGGATTTGCAAAGGTTAATGGTGCAGAGTCCTTTCAATCTGATCGCTGCACTGGAGCTAAAAAGAGGAAATCTGGTTCTGTTCGGAGGTTTAAACAGGATACTACCGCAGCTGTGATGGATGGTGTCCAAGATGCTGCAGTAGGTGGTCCGTTGGCTACTTTTGTGCAGGAAGGAAGTCACAATCATGAATTTGTGGGTAGTGACTTTGTTTTTAAAAACAAGTCTGATGATTCCAAAGATGCATATACAATTACACATATAGTCAAGCCTATGAGCTATTCAACATCTTTATCCAATGATATGCAGGACGTCTCAATAACCTTTCTTGCCAAGAG TTGTAAATGCTTTGCAAAAGATTATCAGCGTCATCACATTCCTGGTCTTGGATAG
- the LOC104094831 gene encoding RNA polymerase sigma factor sigB-like has translation MLCKLLVSPYDPLIPVYDFRVERNMSYLLPQFKSLPDTFVLCFKTNQNSTIQLSKGRDHIHLRTQCILATTSAATSTATSTVLDIEKLKLPSIEILSSSVAAERSWKPPSTATSAVLDIPRLKLLSFEANPDSVAPDRPWTYTGPVGPPTEANTKSVLATENLVTSDEAVVAAAAAEAVALAKAALKFAKDVVLLVGHNNLKNSDDAGRGTLSEARTTPFESVHLAQPSETGRVGVGAEFKGSEMKWSESSLLEDSLTDSDDLDPSPEELEILQSQLSNVIAVKSTRQTERKARRGRAAERAAANVVSVKSGSTSRKKRTSVQEVDYSDPLRYLRGTTGSSRLLTASEEQELSRGIQDQLKLERLEQELADRCGGQPTIAQWAAAAGVEQKTLRKRLNYGILCKDKMIKSNVRLVISIAKNYQGVGMNLQDLVQEGCRGLVRGAEKFDAAKGFKFSTYAHWWIKQAVRKSLSDQSRTIRLPFHMVEATYRVKEARKQLFTENGRLPNDEEVAEATGLSMKRLTAVMLTPKAPRSLDQKIGFNQSLKPSEVIADPEAETSEEMLMKQFMRQDLERVLDTLNPREKQVVKWRFGLADGRMKTLQEIGELMGVSRERIRQIESCAFRKLKNKKRTKFLQQYITA, from the exons ATGTTGTGCAAATtattagtatctccttatgacCCCCTTATTCCAGTATATGATTTTAGAGTAGAAAGAAATATGTCTTATTTATTGCCACAATTCAAGAGTTTGCCAGATACTTTTGTCCTTTGCTTCAAAACCAACCAAAACTCTACCATTCAGCTTT CAAAAGGTAGAGATCATATTCATTTGAGGACACAATGTATCCTAGCCACAACATCtgcagcaacatcaacagcaaCGTCTACAGTGCTTGACATTGAGAAGCTAAAGTTACCATCTATTGAAATCCTTTCAAGTTCAGTTGCAGCGGAGAGATCATGGAAACCACCATCAACTGCCACATCAGCAGTACTTGATATACCGAGGCTAAAGTTGCTATCTTTTGAGGCTAACCCAGATTCAGTTGCCCCAGATAGGCCATGGACATACACGGGGCCAGTTGGTCCACCTACAGAG GCGAACACTAAAAGTGTTTTAGCTACAGAAAATCTTGTTACAAGTGATGAAGCTGTTGTAGCTGCTGCAGCCGCTGAAGCAGTTGCTTTAGCAAAGGCTGCATTGAAGTTTGCAAAAGACGTTGTATTGTTGGTCGGCCATAACAATCTAAAGAACTCCGATGATGCTGGTAGAGGTACTCTATCAGAAGCTAGGACTACTCCGTTTGAGAGTGTTCATCTGGCCCAACCTAGTGAGACAGGGAGAGTTGGTGTTGGTGCGGAATTTAAGGGAAGTGAGATGAAGTGGAGCGAAAGTAGTTTATTGGAGGACTCCCTTACAGATTCTGATGACTTGGATCCATCACCTGAAGAACTGGAAATTCTTCAGTCGCAGCTGTCAAATGTCATCGCTGTGAAATCGACGCGTCAAACTGAGCGGAAGGCCAGAAGAGGGAGAGCAGCAGAGAGGGCCGCAGCCAATGTTGTCTCTGTGAAGTCTGGTTCTACTAGTCGAAAGAAGCGTACTTCAGTACAAGAGGTTGATTACTCGGATCCATTGCGTTACTTGAGAGGAACTACTGGTAGTTCTAGGCTACTGACTGCATCTGAAGAACAGGAGTTATCGAGAGGAATACAG GATCAATTGAAGTTGGAAAGACTTGAGCAGGAGCTTGCAGATCGATGCGGAGGTCAGCCTACTATTGCCCAATGGGCTGCTGCAGCCGGAGTTGAACAGAAGACCCTAAGGAAGCGTTTGAACTATGGCATTCTTTGTAAAGATAAAATGATTAAAAGCAACGTAAGGCTTGTTATTTCTATTGCCAAAAATTATCAAGGAGTAGGGATGAATCTTCAAGATCTGGTTCAG GAAGGATGTCGGGGACTTGTAAGAGGTGCTGAAAAATTTGATGCTGCTAAGGGTTTTAAGTTCTCAACGTATGCTCACTGGTGGATTAAGCAGGCGGTTAGGAAATCCCTTTCTGATCAGTCTAGGACGATTCGGTTGCCA TTTCACATGGTTGAGGCTACGTACAGAGTTAAGGAAGCAAGAAAGCAATTATTTACTGAAAATGGTAGGCTTCCTAACGATGAGGAAGTAGCTGAAGCAACAGGGTTGTCAATGAAGAGGCTCACTGCTGTGATGCTAACTCCTAAAGCTCCAAGATCACTTGACCAGAAAATCGGGTTCAATCAAAGTCTCAAACCTTCG GAAGTGATTGCAGACCCTGAAGCTGAAACATCAGAAGAAATGCTGATGAAGCAGTTCATGAGACAGGACCTGGAGAGGGTATTAGACACCTTAAATCCAAGGGAGAAGCAGGTTGTTAAATGGCGATTTGGACTAGCGGACGGGAGGATGAAGACTTTACAAGAGATTGGTGAATTAATGGGCGTTAGCCGGGAGAGAATCCGACAAATAGAGTCTTGTGCATTCCGGAAGTTGAAGAACAAGAAAAGAACAAAGTTTTTGCAGCAATATATAACTGCTTAA